In Flammeovirgaceae bacterium 311, one DNA window encodes the following:
- a CDS encoding Peptidase C10 family protein, protein MRNLFLLIAALWCSTVLVQARQVPVEDAQLVALHYLQLVKPGANLRTAGSLQLAYQEVSKTSAINARTTPLTYFYVFNIGENGGMIFVAGDDKVTPILGYTDAGSYDPKRMPPHFTKWLEYYKNEIRYAIQSLPQNEALQKEWTGLLKGTVSGTKAGAAAASTNGVNPLIASKWDQSPFYNQLCPYDDDARDRAVTGCVATAMAQIMRYWEYPAKGSGFHSYNHERYGTLTANFSNTTYDWANMPMELNGNNTAVATLMQHVGISVDMNYDIAERGGSGAYVVSDASPVQHCSEYALKTYFGYKDVRGVQRADYTQSAWIDLLKQQLSAGQPVLYAGFGSGGGHAFVCDGYTDNNLFHMNWGWGGYADGYFAITALDPEGGGTGGFNSGHQAVIDIRASETPVQTAELQLYDNVSLSASSIYYTQEFSLHTNIINKGNSSFKGDYAAAAFDEEGNLVEFIQTYTNNELPSDYYYIEGVTFSTEGMVSLLPGRYTLAVLYKPLNGEWQQLSGSGYTSAGSLEVVYPNDLELGSAFKINNGADVYSNAEVTVEVAIKNDAAAAFNGVVDVSLYNLDGSLAYTIEEKENVSICAKCKSPAMSFSNNSVAVEPGTYLVAVLFHASDASEWDLAGSSYFTNPVKVIVKTAPLAGDAYENNDDPEFAYLLPLTYSSQERRVATIGSNIHIGTDYDFYKFEIPADGLYTMKLRVHDSYNSTDANTYSNDVLFSYSTDGENWSDVYDDVMPAAIELEGGEIFYVFVASYFQGETGSYSLEAAVRQTRPNGVDDDHLAELVEVYPNPTSGQLSINMHKPIDSLELLSMSGQVLKQAQRGAAQLDISGLPNGMYLVRVRSGADLQVKKVIKQ, encoded by the coding sequence ATGCGTAATTTGTTTTTGCTGATTGCTGCACTGTGGTGCAGTACAGTATTGGTACAGGCCAGGCAAGTGCCTGTAGAAGATGCTCAGCTAGTAGCACTTCATTATCTTCAGTTGGTGAAGCCAGGAGCAAACCTGCGTACAGCAGGTTCACTTCAGCTGGCTTACCAGGAGGTTTCGAAAACCTCAGCTATCAACGCCCGCACAACCCCCCTCACGTATTTCTATGTGTTTAACATAGGTGAAAACGGAGGGATGATTTTTGTGGCTGGTGATGATAAAGTAACACCCATTCTGGGTTACACCGATGCAGGCAGCTATGATCCCAAGCGTATGCCGCCGCATTTTACCAAGTGGCTGGAGTACTACAAAAATGAAATTCGTTATGCCATTCAGTCCCTGCCCCAGAACGAAGCCCTGCAGAAGGAATGGACCGGCTTGCTGAAGGGAACGGTGAGCGGAACAAAAGCAGGTGCTGCCGCGGCTTCAACAAATGGGGTAAACCCACTGATTGCCAGTAAATGGGATCAGTCTCCTTTCTACAACCAGTTATGTCCCTATGATGATGATGCTCGGGACAGAGCCGTTACCGGCTGTGTGGCTACTGCCATGGCCCAGATTATGCGCTACTGGGAGTACCCGGCCAAAGGCAGCGGATTCCACTCCTACAACCACGAGCGCTACGGCACCCTGACAGCTAACTTTAGCAATACTACCTACGACTGGGCAAATATGCCGATGGAGCTAAATGGCAATAACACTGCGGTGGCTACCCTTATGCAGCATGTAGGCATTAGCGTAGACATGAATTACGATATAGCCGAACGCGGCGGCAGCGGTGCCTATGTGGTCTCTGATGCCAGCCCGGTGCAGCACTGCTCTGAATATGCCTTAAAGACCTACTTTGGTTATAAAGATGTAAGAGGTGTTCAGCGTGCTGACTACACCCAAAGCGCCTGGATAGATCTCCTCAAGCAGCAGCTGAGTGCGGGCCAGCCTGTATTATATGCAGGTTTTGGCAGTGGTGGCGGCCATGCCTTTGTCTGCGATGGTTACACCGATAATAACCTGTTCCATATGAACTGGGGCTGGGGAGGCTATGCCGATGGTTATTTTGCCATTACAGCCCTCGATCCCGAAGGTGGCGGTACAGGCGGTTTTAACAGTGGGCACCAGGCGGTAATAGACATCAGGGCTTCTGAGACACCGGTACAAACTGCTGAACTACAGTTGTATGATAATGTGAGCCTGAGCGCCTCCAGCATCTACTATACACAGGAGTTTTCGCTGCATACCAATATCATCAACAAGGGCAACAGCAGCTTTAAGGGCGATTATGCGGCAGCCGCTTTTGATGAAGAAGGTAACTTGGTTGAATTTATCCAAACCTATACCAACAACGAGCTGCCGTCCGATTATTATTACATAGAGGGAGTTACTTTTTCTACTGAAGGTATGGTTAGCCTGCTGCCGGGCAGGTACACACTGGCGGTGCTGTATAAACCGCTTAACGGAGAGTGGCAGCAGTTAAGCGGCAGCGGTTACACCAGTGCAGGCAGTCTGGAGGTGGTATATCCTAACGACCTGGAACTGGGCTCTGCTTTCAAGATTAACAATGGAGCAGATGTTTACAGCAATGCTGAGGTTACAGTTGAGGTTGCCATTAAAAACGATGCTGCAGCGGCTTTTAACGGAGTGGTTGATGTAAGCCTCTATAACCTGGATGGTAGCCTGGCCTATACCATAGAAGAAAAAGAGAATGTAAGCATCTGTGCCAAATGTAAAAGCCCGGCCATGAGCTTTAGCAACAATTCAGTGGCGGTAGAGCCCGGCACTTACCTGGTGGCAGTGCTTTTTCACGCCAGCGATGCAAGCGAGTGGGACCTGGCAGGCTCCAGCTATTTTACCAATCCTGTAAAAGTTATTGTAAAAACTGCCCCGCTGGCCGGTGATGCTTATGAGAACAACGACGATCCGGAATTTGCCTATCTGCTGCCGCTTACTTACTCCAGCCAGGAGCGTAGGGTAGCTACCATCGGCTCCAACATTCACATTGGTACCGATTACGACTTCTATAAATTTGAGATTCCCGCAGATGGCCTGTACACCATGAAACTGCGGGTGCATGACAGTTATAACAGCACCGATGCCAATACCTACAGCAATGATGTTTTATTTTCATACTCTACAGATGGTGAAAACTGGTCAGATGTTTATGATGATGTAATGCCAGCAGCCATAGAACTGGAGGGAGGAGAAATCTTTTATGTATTTGTAGCTTCTTACTTCCAGGGCGAAACAGGCTCTTACAGCCTGGAGGCTGCAGTGCGCCAAACCAGGCCAAACGGGGTAGACGATGATCACCTGGCAGAACTGGTAGAAGTCTATCCAAATCCCACCAGCGGGCAACTTAGCATTAACATGCATAAGCCCATCGATTCCCTGGAACTCCTTAGTATGTCAGGTCAGGTATTGAAGCAGGCACAGCGTGGGGCAGCACAATTAGACATCTCCGGCTTGCCAAATGGCATGTACCTGGTGCGAGTGCGTTCGGGTGCTGATTTACAGGTTAAAAAAGTAATCAAACAATGA
- a CDS encoding putative lipoprotein: MRISSSFLLTLLSLSFVACKNKMMADQTGAAEITPRFTPGPPAIVYKTRADYTDKVAITLNEDKTAVVAYPHPADIARASGLPYPTRLAQGYLLDNQGINARVAFTSYTMQEYAALQEAPAPAELMARVIDKDPLLHMCNCGNRKQYDNQEAAMNELIARGLDACKPMAGKTLKDL, from the coding sequence ATGAGAATAAGCTCTTCCTTTTTGCTGACTTTGTTATCTCTAAGCTTTGTAGCCTGTAAAAATAAAATGATGGCAGACCAGACCGGTGCAGCAGAGATTACACCCCGGTTTACACCAGGGCCGCCGGCAATTGTATATAAAACCCGTGCAGATTATACAGATAAAGTTGCCATAACCCTAAACGAAGATAAAACAGCGGTGGTAGCTTATCCTCATCCGGCAGACATCGCCAGGGCATCGGGCCTGCCTTATCCTACCCGGCTGGCACAGGGCTACCTGCTGGATAACCAGGGAATCAATGCCCGGGTAGCTTTTACCAGCTATACCATGCAGGAGTATGCAGCCCTGCAGGAGGCACCCGCTCCGGCTGAACTGATGGCCAGGGTAATCGATAAAGATCCGCTGCTGCACATGTGCAATTGTGGCAACCGTAAGCAGTACGATAACCAGGAAGCAGCCATGAATGAATTAATTGCCCGGGGCCTGGATGCCTGTAAGCCAATGGCCGGTAAAACCCTCAAAGATCTGTGA
- a CDS encoding organic solvents resistance ABC transporter permease (COG0767 ABC-type transport system involved in resistance to organic solvents, permease component) has product MFSNSSSRFNSFFINLANIYRFVGRTFRNAALPPYETKEILRQSYQIGFRTFALVGFTAFIAGIVFTRQSRPSLQEFGAESWLPSLVSIAIVRSLGPLITGLICAGRVGSSIGAELSSMKVTEQIDAMEVSGTKPFQYLVVSRVTAAAFMVPILVIYADFIALLGSFIATNYFSQTSFALYWTQALSSLSLLDVFTSVGKGILYGLAIGLISCYTGYNSGGGTVGVGKAANTAVVTSMFMIFILDLLALQISEFFRSL; this is encoded by the coding sequence TTGTTTTCGAATAGCAGTAGCCGTTTTAACAGCTTCTTCATAAACCTGGCCAACATATACCGGTTCGTAGGACGCACCTTTCGAAATGCTGCGCTTCCTCCTTACGAAACCAAAGAAATCCTTCGCCAATCTTACCAGATTGGCTTCAGAACTTTTGCCCTGGTTGGATTTACCGCTTTTATTGCCGGCATTGTGTTTACACGGCAAAGCCGGCCGTCGCTCCAGGAGTTTGGGGCAGAATCATGGCTGCCTTCCCTGGTATCTATCGCCATTGTACGGTCATTGGGCCCCTTAATTACAGGCCTGATTTGTGCAGGCAGGGTTGGTTCCAGTATAGGGGCAGAATTAAGCTCCATGAAGGTAACCGAGCAGATCGATGCCATGGAGGTTTCCGGTACCAAGCCTTTTCAGTACCTGGTGGTAAGCCGCGTAACCGCCGCTGCTTTTATGGTGCCTATACTGGTAATTTATGCCGACTTTATTGCGCTGCTGGGCTCTTTTATAGCCACCAACTATTTTTCTCAAACCTCTTTTGCCCTCTATTGGACCCAGGCCCTCTCGTCGCTTAGTCTTCTGGATGTGTTTACCAGTGTTGGTAAAGGCATATTGTATGGGCTTGCCATTGGTCTAATAAGCTGTTATACAGGATATAACTCTGGGGGAGGCACCGTTGGCGTAGGCAAAGCTGCTAATACAGCAGTGGTTACATCTATGTTTATGATATTTATTTTAGACCTTTTAGCACTTCAAATCAGTGAATTCTTCCGATCATTATAA
- a CDS encoding organic solvent ABC transporter ATP-binding protein (COG1127 ABC-type transport system involved in resistance to organic solvents, ATPase component) encodes MNSSDHYKEPNREEVIHIKGLHKSFEELTILRGIDLSLHRGENLVVLGRSGTGKSVLIKCIAGLITPDAGTIEVLGKNVPDLGPDELNILRRHVGFSFQMSALYDSMTIRENLEFPLKRNLKIYDTKVLNDKVMAALADVGLERTANQFPAELSGGMKKRIGIARTLILQPEIMLYDEPTSGLDPITSEEINELMVEVQRKYGTSSIIITHDITCAKTTADRVIFLHEGEVGYDGAFEGLYTTKNPLLSTFMEYFNLKEHERTR; translated from the coding sequence GTGAATTCTTCCGATCATTATAAAGAACCGAACCGGGAGGAAGTAATCCATATCAAGGGGCTCCACAAATCTTTTGAGGAGCTTACCATTTTGCGTGGGATAGATCTTTCGTTGCACCGGGGCGAAAACCTGGTGGTGCTGGGGCGTTCCGGTACAGGTAAGTCTGTACTGATCAAGTGTATTGCTGGCCTGATTACCCCCGATGCCGGTACCATAGAGGTGTTAGGCAAAAATGTGCCGGATCTTGGACCCGACGAGCTGAACATCCTGCGGCGGCATGTTGGGTTTTCTTTTCAGATGAGTGCCCTTTACGACTCTATGACCATTCGGGAAAACCTGGAATTTCCGCTAAAGCGCAATCTTAAGATCTACGATACCAAAGTGCTGAATGATAAGGTAATGGCTGCTTTAGCCGATGTGGGGCTGGAGCGTACCGCCAACCAGTTTCCTGCCGAGCTTTCAGGAGGTATGAAAAAACGCATTGGCATTGCCCGCACGCTGATCCTTCAGCCGGAAATTATGCTGTATGATGAACCTACCTCAGGCCTGGATCCTATTACCTCAGAAGAAATAAACGAACTCATGGTAGAGGTACAACGTAAGTATGGTACCTCGTCCATCATTATTACTCACGACATTACCTGCGCCAAAACCACGGCCGACAGGGTGATTTTTTTACACGAAGGAGAGGTAGGGTATGACGGAGCTTTTGAAGGCCTGTATACCACTAAAAATCCGCTGCTGAGCACTTTTATGGAATATTTCAATTTAAAAGAACATGAGCGAACAAGATAA
- a CDS encoding Mammalian cell entry related domain-containing protein (COG1463 ABC-type transport system involved in resistance to organic solvents, periplasmic component), protein MSEQDNRRNARLGFFVLIGIIVFLIGIFFIGSARNLFNSNITLYVLFNNVSGLQRGNNVWLSGVKIGTVSDVDIATDSLVLVSLKVREKDQRYINKDAKAYLGSEGLVGNSIIVIEPGQMRTPVNDGDTIGTKYTTSTEDIINLAQSAGEQLISVAGNLGQVTQRLLDGNGTIGMLLSDTTVADDFRSTLANLEATSQRTRNLSNEVGQMVNRLQTNREGAVYTLMNDTSFAGTYNTALSNIEETTANAAQVSQELQRLSEQLQREDNAVGVLLKDPEFARDLQRTMDNAADASRKLDENMEALQSNILFRGFFRRKARAAERARKDSIEQVNQR, encoded by the coding sequence ATGAGCGAACAAGATAATAGACGCAATGCCCGCCTGGGCTTTTTTGTACTGATTGGCATCATTGTGTTTTTGATAGGTATTTTCTTTATAGGGAGCGCCCGTAACCTGTTTAATTCTAATATTACCCTTTATGTACTCTTTAATAATGTAAGTGGTTTGCAGAGAGGCAACAATGTGTGGTTAAGCGGGGTAAAGATTGGCACTGTGAGCGATGTTGATATCGCTACAGATTCACTGGTACTGGTAAGCTTAAAAGTCAGGGAAAAAGATCAGCGGTACATCAACAAAGATGCCAAGGCCTACCTGGGTAGCGAGGGTCTTGTAGGAAACTCTATTATTGTGATTGAACCTGGCCAAATGCGTACGCCTGTTAACGATGGCGATACCATTGGTACTAAATACACTACCAGTACAGAAGATATTATAAACCTGGCACAATCGGCCGGAGAGCAGTTAATTTCGGTGGCCGGTAACCTGGGGCAGGTAACCCAGCGGCTGCTGGATGGTAACGGAACTATTGGCATGTTACTCTCAGATACCACTGTTGCCGATGATTTCAGGTCTACCCTTGCCAACCTGGAGGCCACCAGCCAGCGCACCCGCAATCTTAGCAATGAGGTAGGGCAGATGGTAAACAGGCTGCAGACCAACCGAGAGGGCGCCGTATACACCCTCATGAACGACACCAGCTTTGCCGGCACCTACAATACTGCCCTAAGCAATATTGAGGAAACCACTGCCAATGCCGCACAGGTATCGCAGGAGCTGCAACGCCTTTCCGAGCAGCTGCAGCGCGAAGATAATGCCGTTGGCGTGCTGCTGAAAGATCCTGAATTTGCCCGCGACCTGCAGCGCACTATGGACAATGCCGCCGATGCCAGCAGAAAGCTGGATGAAAACATGGAAGCCCTGCAGAGCAACATCCTCTTCAGGGGTTTCTTCCGCAGAAAAGCCCGCGCAGCCGAGCGTGCCCGCAAAGATTCAATTGAGCAGGTAAACCAGCGCTAA
- a CDS encoding outer membrane cobalamin receptor protein (COG4206 Outer membrane cobalamin receptor protein), giving the protein MKQILLNYYFLLLLCCTPLYALAQVDADTLLPAVEITGLRHESFTAGVKRQQLDSLSLQLQRGQSLASLLNERSPLYLREYGPGQLTTLSFRGTGSSHTAVLWNGLNINSPTLGQTDFSQIPVFALENVQVQYGSSSALYGSDALGGSIQLETKPQQWQQGWGARLRQEAGSFGSYFTGLAGNWANKQWQTDVRVYRRSADNDFPYTNTLKRSQPRERNVHSAFWQQGGVAQLGYKPAANQEVWLQGWWQQGWRQVQPLIGSTTGSDEQQDEALRLNLQYRHILPLGEWQLQAGWIDEEMIHNSSGFRARQFIAKPNWETELTDKLLLQIGGQWNWRQATNENYKEQENRTEAFTRMRWQPSRAWVTSFNLRQIVTDQLWGPLSPSLGTEVALLPYLKAKASGGRHYRVPTLNDRFWPWFGQPALKPETGWNTEAGLVAEELNVFGGKLYADLTAYWLWINDWIMWRPTVAPGPDGEPLSGWGPKNLRSVYSRGYEASFSWQHHILEVGGNAAYTRSENRVALNQFDRTVNQQLPFVPLWKANSWIRAAKKGWLGELTGQYTSRRYTTGVEDNTLSLPHYYLLNLSAGKTWQLQNHSLGLLLQLRNLLDHQYQNYENRAMPGRSYTLTVNYIFNK; this is encoded by the coding sequence GTGAAACAGATACTGCTTAACTATTACTTCCTGCTGCTGCTCTGCTGCACCCCTTTATATGCTCTGGCACAGGTGGATGCAGATACGCTCCTGCCGGCAGTAGAAATAACAGGCCTGCGGCACGAATCATTTACGGCTGGCGTAAAGCGGCAGCAGCTCGATTCGCTTAGCCTGCAGCTGCAGCGGGGGCAGTCGCTCGCCAGCTTGCTGAACGAACGCAGCCCGCTATACCTGCGGGAGTATGGCCCCGGCCAGCTCACCACCCTTAGTTTCAGGGGCACCGGCAGCAGCCATACTGCCGTGCTATGGAACGGCCTTAATATCAACAGCCCAACCCTGGGACAGACAGATTTTTCCCAAATTCCGGTTTTTGCCCTTGAGAATGTGCAGGTACAGTATGGCAGCAGCAGCGCCCTGTACGGATCCGATGCGCTGGGTGGCAGCATACAGCTGGAAACAAAGCCGCAGCAGTGGCAGCAGGGCTGGGGGGCAAGGTTAAGGCAGGAGGCAGGCAGCTTTGGGTCTTACTTTACAGGGCTGGCCGGAAACTGGGCAAATAAGCAGTGGCAAACTGATGTGCGCGTTTACCGCCGCAGTGCCGATAACGACTTTCCCTACACCAATACCCTTAAACGTTCTCAGCCCCGGGAGCGAAATGTACACAGCGCTTTCTGGCAGCAGGGAGGTGTGGCACAGCTGGGCTATAAGCCTGCGGCCAACCAGGAAGTATGGCTGCAGGGCTGGTGGCAACAAGGCTGGCGCCAGGTGCAGCCGCTTATTGGCAGCACCACAGGCTCTGATGAGCAGCAGGACGAAGCTCTGCGCCTGAATTTGCAGTACAGGCACATACTCCCACTGGGAGAGTGGCAGCTGCAGGCAGGTTGGATAGACGAGGAGATGATCCACAACAGCTCCGGCTTTAGGGCCAGGCAGTTTATTGCCAAACCAAACTGGGAAACAGAACTTACAGACAAGCTGCTGCTGCAAATTGGTGGCCAGTGGAACTGGCGCCAGGCGACCAACGAAAATTATAAGGAACAGGAAAACCGGACTGAGGCATTCACCCGCATGCGCTGGCAGCCCAGCAGGGCCTGGGTAACAAGCTTTAACCTAAGGCAAATAGTAACAGACCAGTTGTGGGGGCCTTTGTCTCCATCATTAGGTACAGAAGTAGCCCTTCTGCCATACCTGAAAGCAAAAGCTTCAGGAGGCAGGCACTATCGTGTGCCCACCCTCAACGACCGCTTCTGGCCTTGGTTTGGCCAACCGGCCCTAAAGCCGGAAACAGGCTGGAATACCGAAGCAGGCCTGGTGGCAGAAGAATTGAATGTATTTGGAGGAAAACTTTATGCCGACCTTACCGCTTACTGGCTCTGGATTAATGACTGGATTATGTGGCGGCCAACTGTTGCGCCAGGGCCCGATGGGGAACCGCTTTCAGGCTGGGGTCCCAAAAACCTGCGCAGTGTATATAGCCGTGGCTATGAGGCAAGTTTTAGCTGGCAGCATCATATTCTGGAAGTAGGGGGCAACGCCGCCTACACCCGATCAGAAAACCGGGTGGCCCTAAATCAGTTCGACCGTACCGTTAACCAGCAGCTGCCATTCGTACCGCTCTGGAAAGCCAATAGCTGGATCAGGGCTGCTAAAAAGGGGTGGCTGGGCGAGCTAACCGGACAGTATACCAGCCGCAGGTACACCACAGGGGTAGAAGACAACACCCTCAGCCTGCCCCATTACTATCTGCTCAACCTGAGTGCCGGCAAAACCTGGCAGCTGCAAAATCACAGCCTTGGCTTGCTGCTGCAGCTGCGCAACCTGCTCGATCATCAGTATCAGAACTACGAAAACCGGGCCATGCCCGGCAGAAGCTATACCCTAACTGTAAACTATATTTTTAATAAATAG
- a CDS encoding hypothetical protein (COG3391 Uncharacterized conserved protein) encodes MNKMNNLWLICFSCLTLVFAGCDDDDAPETPAEGNKGVLLINQGNLSQGNGSIDIYFPESKEITQNAYTVTNGEPMNGIIENVSIDNDDLVITVNEYSGAGRVIFAQAATLEKADQYSSAGAYENFYSPRYAAFTNNRVFLSVWGPFENGYELHKSSVAVFNRSSHQLEKSIPVPSGAEGILADGTNIWVANSYTDTITIINTGTLEIDRKFKSVRGTSKILEAPNGKIWTLAGDTISRYNPSTFALESKIKLPGRAAKWQFVGDQLYFLTQAYSDDYTTTYNNLYSLDINQEGAQPQQILEMDDAGLFWVDAETGEIYLGVAAGADPGTLLRLSADGAELDRKPAGVFPQQFLSR; translated from the coding sequence ATGAACAAGATGAACAACCTATGGCTGATTTGCTTCAGCTGCCTTACCCTTGTATTTGCCGGATGTGATGACGACGATGCTCCTGAAACTCCTGCAGAAGGAAACAAAGGAGTGCTCCTGATTAATCAAGGTAACTTAAGCCAGGGTAATGGCTCTATTGATATATACTTTCCTGAAAGCAAAGAGATTACCCAGAATGCCTATACCGTAACGAATGGCGAGCCAATGAATGGTATCATTGAAAATGTGAGCATCGATAATGATGATCTCGTTATTACAGTAAATGAGTACAGTGGCGCTGGCAGAGTTATCTTTGCTCAGGCTGCTACTTTAGAAAAAGCAGACCAATATAGCAGTGCAGGAGCCTATGAAAATTTTTATTCGCCCCGTTATGCTGCTTTTACCAATAACAGGGTATTTTTGTCTGTTTGGGGGCCGTTTGAGAACGGCTATGAATTACACAAAAGCAGTGTAGCAGTTTTTAACAGGAGCTCTCATCAGCTGGAAAAAAGTATACCCGTACCCTCGGGAGCAGAGGGCATATTGGCAGATGGCACAAACATCTGGGTAGCCAATTCCTATACCGATACCATAACTATTATTAACACCGGTACCCTGGAGATTGACCGGAAATTTAAATCCGTTCGCGGTACCTCAAAAATTCTGGAGGCTCCCAATGGTAAAATTTGGACATTGGCCGGCGATACTATTTCCCGCTACAACCCTTCTACTTTTGCCCTTGAAAGCAAGATAAAACTGCCTGGAAGAGCTGCTAAATGGCAATTTGTAGGTGATCAGCTTTACTTCCTTACCCAGGCTTACAGTGACGATTATACAACCACCTATAATAATCTGTACAGCCTGGATATTAACCAGGAGGGTGCACAGCCGCAGCAAATATTGGAAATGGACGATGCCGGCTTATTCTGGGTAGATGCTGAAACAGGCGAAATCTACCTGGGAGTAGCTGCAGGAGCAGATCCGGGTACCCTGCTTAGACTCAGTGCAGATGGTGCAGAGCTGGACCGTAAGCCAGCCGGCGTGTTCCCACAGCAGTTTCTTTCCCGTTAA
- a CDS encoding pas/pac sensor signal transduction histidine kinase (COG0642 Signal transduction histidine kinase), whose protein sequence is MTERAISIFLVEPKQENFGSVLAVLDKAGLPATLIPIQDQFGFMRELQAGLPDVVLVCYQEKSFGDFDCLGLHKKLAPQIPAIVIAPGFGEEWAVEMMRGGVSDIVLQQKLYKLPAAITRAMAESFHRRQQQQKEQSLQLSQQHLLDLFKMTPVGVFRCDSEKNCFYVNDRFCELIGLSPEEAFGPGWIKALHPEDREFILREWYEKKGVVEETKAIYRYQKPVSGETIWVLGQSKSELDSEGNVTGYLGSVTNITRLKIVEEALKEKNNYLTKVNKELDNFVYSASHNLRAPLTSLMGLINLLRLETGKPLELHQICSMMENSLLRLDGFIRDIIDHSRNSRLFIQSVEVDVKALIAEVLEEFSLADNYNRICIDVNVQQEVPMFTDPARLRIIIRNLISNAIRYQNNTLLPQISITAQITGQESIFQVCDNGIGIRQQHHERVFDMFYRADEHRSGSGLGLYITREVIDKMGGKIELTSQPAKGTTVKIVLPNQQAGKAADSYNTETRTGWLPD, encoded by the coding sequence ATGACTGAAAGAGCCATAAGCATTTTTTTAGTAGAACCTAAGCAGGAAAATTTTGGATCGGTACTGGCAGTTTTAGATAAAGCCGGATTGCCGGCCACTCTGATTCCAATACAAGACCAATTTGGTTTTATGCGGGAGCTGCAGGCAGGGCTTCCAGATGTAGTACTGGTTTGTTATCAGGAAAAAAGCTTTGGAGATTTTGATTGCCTGGGGCTGCATAAAAAGCTTGCTCCACAGATTCCTGCCATTGTAATTGCACCCGGCTTTGGTGAAGAATGGGCTGTTGAAATGATGCGGGGAGGCGTTAGTGATATTGTACTGCAGCAAAAGCTGTATAAGTTGCCTGCAGCCATTACCAGGGCCATGGCCGAATCATTTCACCGACGCCAGCAGCAGCAAAAAGAACAATCTCTGCAGCTAAGCCAGCAGCACCTGCTCGATCTTTTCAAAATGACACCTGTAGGAGTATTTCGGTGCGACAGCGAAAAGAATTGCTTTTATGTGAACGACAGGTTCTGTGAACTAATTGGCTTAAGTCCTGAAGAAGCCTTTGGTCCAGGCTGGATAAAGGCGCTTCATCCGGAAGACAGAGAGTTTATTTTGCGGGAATGGTATGAAAAAAAAGGCGTTGTAGAAGAGACAAAGGCAATTTATCGATACCAAAAGCCTGTAAGCGGAGAAACTATCTGGGTGTTAGGTCAAAGCAAATCAGAGCTGGATAGTGAAGGTAATGTTACCGGCTATTTAGGCTCCGTTACCAATATCACACGCCTTAAAATAGTAGAAGAGGCACTGAAGGAGAAAAATAATTATCTGACCAAGGTCAATAAGGAACTGGATAATTTTGTTTACAGCGCCTCACATAACCTGCGTGCTCCCTTAACCTCCCTCATGGGTCTTATTAATCTGCTAAGGCTGGAAACAGGCAAGCCGCTGGAGCTGCATCAGATATGCAGCATGATGGAAAATAGCCTGCTGCGTCTGGATGGCTTTATCAGAGATATCATAGACCATTCCCGCAATTCCCGCCTCTTTATTCAATCTGTTGAGGTGGATGTAAAAGCCCTGATCGCTGAGGTGCTGGAAGAGTTTAGTCTGGCAGATAATTATAACCGGATATGCATTGATGTGAATGTACAGCAGGAAGTGCCCATGTTTACAGATCCTGCCCGTTTACGCATTATAATCCGCAACCTGATTTCTAATGCCATCCGTTACCAGAATAATACATTACTCCCACAAATATCAATTACAGCACAAATAACAGGGCAGGAAAGTATTTTTCAGGTGTGTGACAATGGCATTGGCATCAGGCAGCAGCATCATGAGCGGGTGTTCGATATGTTTTACCGGGCAGATGAACACAGGAGTGGTTCAGGCTTAGGCTTGTATATAACCCGTGAAGTAATAGATAAAATGGGCGGTAAAATTGAACTGACCTCACAGCCTGCCAAAGGTACCACTGTTAAAATAGTGCTCCCAAACCAGCAGGCAGGTAAAGCTGCAGACAGCTATAACACTGAGACAAGAACCGGCTGGCTACCGGATTAA